In Desulfoplanes formicivorans, a genomic segment contains:
- the thiC gene encoding phosphomethylpyrimidine synthase ThiC, with product MSFTTQMDAARKGIVTPQMQTVAAKEKVPMEDLMDRMARGSVIIPANKNHASLQGEGVGEGLRIKVNVNLGISKDCQDMEAELDKVRTALSMHIEAIMDLSCYGKTAPFRKRLVDMSPVMIGTVPVYDAVGFCDKNLRDITVDDWFRVVEQHVVDGVDFLTIHAGLNRATAEKIKKQQRITNIVSRGGALLFSWMELNDAENPFFQHYDRLLDLCEQHDVTLSLGDGCRPGCLHDATDASQVQELISLGELTKRAWERNVQVMIEGPGHMAMNEIPGNMMLEKRLCFGAPFYVLGPLVTDVAPGYDHITAAIGGAIAAQHGADFLCYVTPAEHLRLPSLDDLKEGIMATRIAAHAADIGRGIPGARAWDDAMAKARADLDWETMFQLAMDDKRAREYRKSSMPEHQDSCSMCGKMCAVRNMNRILAGKDIQLDD from the coding sequence ATGAGCTTCACCACCCAAATGGACGCCGCCCGCAAGGGCATTGTCACCCCCCAGATGCAGACCGTAGCCGCCAAGGAAAAGGTGCCCATGGAAGATCTCATGGATCGCATGGCCAGAGGTTCCGTCATTATCCCGGCCAACAAGAACCACGCCAGCCTGCAGGGCGAGGGAGTCGGCGAGGGGTTGCGGATCAAGGTCAATGTCAATCTGGGCATTTCCAAGGATTGTCAGGATATGGAGGCCGAGCTTGACAAGGTCAGGACCGCCTTGAGCATGCACATCGAGGCGATCATGGACCTGAGCTGCTACGGCAAGACCGCACCATTTCGCAAACGGCTGGTGGACATGTCCCCGGTGATGATCGGCACCGTGCCTGTTTACGATGCCGTGGGCTTTTGCGACAAGAATCTGCGGGACATTACAGTGGATGACTGGTTCAGGGTTGTTGAGCAGCATGTGGTGGATGGGGTGGATTTCTTGACCATTCATGCCGGGCTGAACAGGGCCACGGCCGAAAAGATCAAAAAGCAGCAACGGATCACCAACATCGTCTCCCGCGGCGGTGCCCTGCTTTTTTCCTGGATGGAACTCAATGACGCAGAAAACCCCTTTTTCCAGCACTATGATCGTTTGCTGGATCTGTGTGAACAGCATGATGTCACCTTGAGTCTGGGAGACGGATGCCGTCCCGGGTGTCTGCACGATGCCACCGACGCCTCCCAGGTCCAGGAGCTGATCTCCCTTGGTGAGCTGACCAAACGGGCCTGGGAACGCAATGTCCAGGTGATGATCGAAGGACCGGGGCATATGGCCATGAACGAAATCCCGGGGAACATGATGCTGGAAAAACGGCTCTGCTTTGGCGCGCCCTTTTATGTTCTCGGCCCCCTGGTCACGGATGTGGCCCCGGGGTACGACCACATTACAGCGGCCATTGGCGGCGCCATTGCCGCCCAGCACGGAGCCGATTTCCTGTGCTATGTCACCCCTGCCGAACATTTGAGATTGCCCAGCCTGGACGACCTGAAGGAAGGGATCATGGCCACGCGCATTGCCGCCCATGCCGCAGACATTGGCCGGGGCATTCCCGGAGCACGCGCCTGGGACGATGCCATGGCCAAGGCCCGGGCCGACCTGGACTGGGAGACCATGTTCCAGCTGGCCATGGATGACAAACGTGCCCGGGAATACAGAAAATCCTCCATGCCCGAACACCAGGATTCCTGTTCCATGTGCGGCAAGATGTGTGCGGTCAGGAACATGAACCGGATTCTGGCAGGCAAGGATATCCAGCTTGACGATTGA
- a CDS encoding APC family permease, with protein MMQNLKKKYGFWTATAMVVGIVIGSGVFFKADDVLKASGGDLPTALFAWLIGGSIMVVTAYVFSKIATRIERVNGVVDYFEEAYGQKAGYLVAWFMTFIYYPTLVAVLAWVSANYTANLLAMPQAVWMISFVYLTGFFLLNYYSPVLAGKWQVTSTVIKLIPLALVAVVGGVVGIESGQTIANFAQAAQTVSSGGGLAVATLSTAFAYEGWIIATSINAELKDAKKTLPRALVVGTIAVVCFYMLYYMGISGVLTNDQVLAEGDAAPVRVIALIFDRLSGTVLTIFVIISCLGTLNGLIMGSARGMYSIASRNLGPKSEFFSVVNPRTNSTIHSALFGYILSSMWLVVWYGNFAGWWGQFMDISELPIAFLYVIYISIYIWVMRTFTNLGGFSRYACPLMAGAGSLYIIWGAIQKDMFMHFLIISLVILVLGYLLMKGTKR; from the coding sequence ATGATGCAAAATTTGAAGAAAAAGTACGGATTCTGGACCGCAACCGCCATGGTTGTGGGCATTGTCATCGGATCGGGGGTCTTTTTCAAGGCGGATGACGTTCTCAAGGCCTCGGGCGGTGATCTGCCCACGGCGCTTTTCGCATGGTTGATCGGGGGATCAATCATGGTCGTCACCGCGTATGTGTTTTCGAAAATTGCCACGCGCATCGAACGGGTCAATGGCGTGGTCGATTATTTTGAAGAAGCCTACGGTCAAAAGGCCGGCTACCTGGTCGCCTGGTTCATGACCTTTATCTATTATCCCACACTTGTGGCTGTTCTGGCCTGGGTCTCTGCCAATTATACCGCCAATCTTCTGGCCATGCCCCAGGCCGTCTGGATGATTTCCTTCGTATATCTGACCGGATTCTTCCTGCTCAATTACTATTCGCCCGTGCTGGCCGGAAAATGGCAGGTTACCTCAACGGTCATCAAGCTGATTCCCCTGGCATTGGTGGCCGTGGTCGGCGGAGTTGTCGGGATTGAAAGTGGACAGACCATTGCCAATTTCGCTCAGGCCGCCCAAACCGTTTCCAGCGGAGGAGGGTTGGCCGTGGCCACCTTGTCCACGGCCTTTGCCTATGAAGGATGGATCATTGCCACGTCCATCAACGCCGAACTCAAGGATGCCAAAAAAACACTTCCCAGGGCATTGGTGGTTGGAACCATTGCCGTGGTCTGTTTCTACATGCTCTATTACATGGGTATCTCCGGGGTCCTGACCAACGACCAGGTTCTGGCCGAAGGCGATGCCGCTCCCGTCAGGGTCATTGCCCTCATATTCGACCGGTTGAGCGGAACCGTGCTCACGATCTTTGTCATCATTTCCTGTCTGGGGACCCTCAATGGACTGATCATGGGTTCGGCCCGGGGCATGTACTCCATTGCCTCCCGGAATCTGGGGCCGAAATCCGAGTTTTTCAGCGTTGTCAATCCCAGAACCAACAGTACCATCCATTCGGCCCTGTTCGGGTATATCCTCTCCAGCATGTGGCTGGTTGTCTGGTACGGTAACTTTGCCGGATGGTGGGGTCAGTTCATGGACATTTCCGAACTGCCCATTGCCTTTCTCTATGTCATCTACATTTCCATCTACATATGGGTCATGAGGACCTTCACCAATCTTGGCGGATTCAGCCGCTACGCCTGCCCCCTCATGGCCGGTGCCGGCTCCCTCTACATTATTTGGGGAGCCATCCAAAAGGACATGTTCATGCATTTTCTGATCATTTCCCTGGTGATTCTGGTTCTTGGATACCTGCTCATGAAGGGTACCAAACGGTAG
- a CDS encoding N-acyl homoserine lactonase family protein has product MSVYRIHPIVLGTKQFDKGMMTYQHDYGKPFTIPIYAWYLEGGEHTILVDTGEMHPIQSAQREEAIGGRIYTFEQGLARFNLKPEDIDMVLHTHLHNDHCENDYKCSKARFYVHEKELEHIHNPHPLDFRYLEDYIEDVETNGQIEVLTGDREIVPGIRMVHTPAHTPGGMSVFVKTARGTAVITGFCLIMENFFPPPAITGMEMEVIPPGTHINTYAAYDMVKKIKEQADILIPLHEPSFATGEPIG; this is encoded by the coding sequence ATGAGTGTTTATCGCATCCATCCCATTGTTCTGGGGACCAAGCAGTTTGACAAGGGGATGATGACCTACCAGCATGACTACGGCAAGCCGTTCACCATCCCCATCTATGCGTGGTATCTGGAGGGCGGGGAGCACACGATTCTGGTGGACACGGGGGAAATGCATCCCATCCAGTCCGCCCAGCGGGAAGAGGCCATTGGCGGCCGCATCTACACCTTTGAACAGGGACTGGCGCGCTTCAATCTCAAGCCCGAGGACATCGACATGGTCCTTCACACCCATTTGCACAATGATCATTGCGAAAATGACTACAAGTGTTCAAAGGCCCGCTTTTATGTCCATGAAAAGGAACTCGAACATATCCACAACCCCCATCCCCTGGATTTCAGATACCTGGAGGATTATATTGAGGATGTGGAAACAAACGGACAGATCGAGGTGCTCACCGGGGATCGGGAGATCGTGCCCGGTATCCGCATGGTCCACACCCCGGCGCACACTCCCGGAGGCATGAGCGTGTTCGTCAAGACGGCCAGGGGCACGGCCGTTATCACGGGCTTTTGTCTGATCATGGAAAACTTTTTCCCGCCGCCGGCCATCACGGGCATGGAAATGGAGGTCATCCCCCCGGGAACCCATATCAATACCTATGCGGCCTATGACATGGTCAAGAAGATCAAGGAGCAGGCAGACATCCTCATTCCCCTGCACGAACCCTCATTTGCCACGGGAGAACCCATCGGATAA
- the gnd gene encoding phosphogluconate dehydrogenase (NAD(+)-dependent, decarboxylating), giving the protein MDIGIVGLGRMGMNIAGRLLGAGHRVVAWNRTHSKVEEIVTQGAIPCERLVDLKTLLPVPRIVWIMLPAGNPTEQIVNSLAEILEPGDMIIDGGNTNYQDDLRRSRSLNTQQIAYVDIGVSGGIWGRKLGFCLMVGGNPSDFETLMPILDDLAAQDGYMFCGDHGAGHFVKMIHNGIEYGMMQAYAEGFNLLEHSPYGPTLDYQALSHLWNQGSVIRSWLLELAEQGFADDPKLTKVRAFVQDSGEGKWAIQHALASSTPAPVLTMALMERFRSREENSFADRLLATLRNRFGGHAVFPADSEK; this is encoded by the coding sequence ATGGATATAGGGATAGTCGGGCTTGGCCGCATGGGCATGAACATTGCCGGACGTCTTCTGGGTGCAGGACACCGAGTAGTTGCCTGGAACCGAACCCATTCCAAAGTCGAGGAAATCGTTACACAGGGGGCGATCCCCTGCGAACGACTGGTTGACTTGAAGACACTGCTTCCTGTTCCCCGTATCGTCTGGATCATGCTTCCTGCAGGGAATCCAACGGAACAGATCGTCAACTCCCTGGCCGAAATCCTTGAACCCGGGGATATGATCATTGATGGCGGCAATACCAATTATCAGGACGATCTCCGTCGTAGTCGGTCCCTGAATACGCAACAAATAGCCTATGTGGATATTGGTGTGAGCGGCGGCATTTGGGGGCGAAAACTCGGATTCTGTCTCATGGTGGGAGGAAACCCTTCGGACTTCGAGACCCTGATGCCCATTCTTGATGACCTGGCAGCCCAGGACGGCTACATGTTCTGTGGCGATCACGGCGCCGGGCACTTCGTGAAAATGATTCACAATGGCATCGAGTACGGGATGATGCAGGCCTATGCCGAAGGCTTCAATCTGCTTGAGCATTCCCCGTATGGGCCAACCCTTGATTACCAGGCCCTGAGTCATTTGTGGAACCAGGGCAGCGTGATCCGTTCCTGGCTTCTGGAACTCGCTGAGCAGGGTTTTGCCGATGATCCCAAACTGACCAAGGTGCGCGCCTTTGTGCAGGATTCTGGCGAGGGGAAATGGGCGATTCAACACGCCCTGGCCTCATCGACTCCGGCTCCTGTATTGACCATGGCCCTGATGGAGAGATTTAGGTCTCGTGAAGAAAACAGCTTTGCCGACAGGCTCCTGGCCACCTTGCGCAACCGGTTCGGGGGGCACGCCGTGTTCCCGGCTGATTCCGAAAAATGA
- the zwf gene encoding glucose-6-phosphate dehydrogenase: MSKQATDITFSQVVSDGTNQDCMLETVKDPLILVIFGATGDLTARKVFPAVYNLMRTHTLPHPFLILGIGRSELTSSMFQHNMQAALAKTHKVDPSAWEVMARSISYLQMDYTRPQDYAKLKRTLKALDPDGRTQGNILFYLAVPPDSYALIAEQLGKAGLSREYVKGNGRISLVVEKPFGRDLESARKLDRTLHTWFEEHQIFRIDHYMAKETVQNVLMFRFANAMFEPIWNRSYIDYIEITAWESLGVEHRAGYYDRAGVLRDMFQNHMMMLLALCAMEPPSLFESERVRDERSKVYRAMQPFPVDRIDQRLVLGQYAAGIINGRPVPGYVEEPGVDPRSLTPTYARMKVFIDNWRWQGVPMFLTSGKRMAEKRTEIVIQFKEVPCSMFHRILGDHITANRLVLGIHPNECVDLTFQTKAPGTRVCLRPVNMHFDYAKGYGGPLFDDYEKILLDCMLGDQTLFWRQDAVELCWGFLTPILEECDCPDRRKTIYLYRAGTNGPQEAQRIKP, from the coding sequence ATGTCCAAACAAGCCACCGACATCACCTTTTCACAGGTGGTTTCCGATGGGACCAATCAGGACTGCATGCTCGAAACCGTCAAGGATCCGTTGATTCTGGTCATTTTCGGGGCAACCGGCGACCTTACCGCACGCAAGGTCTTTCCGGCCGTGTACAATCTAATGCGCACCCATACCCTGCCCCACCCTTTTCTGATTCTGGGCATAGGACGATCCGAGCTGACATCGTCCATGTTTCAGCACAACATGCAGGCTGCTCTGGCCAAAACGCACAAGGTGGATCCCTCAGCCTGGGAGGTCATGGCCCGGTCCATTTCCTATCTGCAGATGGATTACACCCGTCCCCAGGATTACGCCAAACTCAAACGCACCCTCAAAGCCCTGGATCCGGACGGACGGACACAAGGCAACATCCTCTTTTATCTGGCCGTGCCCCCGGACAGTTATGCACTTATTGCCGAACAGCTTGGCAAAGCAGGTCTGTCAAGGGAATACGTCAAGGGCAATGGGCGCATCAGCCTTGTTGTTGAAAAGCCCTTTGGCAGGGACCTCGAGTCGGCCAGAAAACTGGACAGGACCTTGCACACATGGTTTGAGGAGCATCAGATATTCAGGATTGATCATTACATGGCCAAGGAAACCGTGCAAAACGTTCTCATGTTCCGATTTGCCAACGCCATGTTCGAACCCATCTGGAACCGGAGCTATATTGATTACATTGAAATAACCGCCTGGGAGTCTCTGGGCGTGGAGCACAGGGCCGGGTATTATGACCGGGCTGGTGTTTTGCGGGACATGTTTCAAAATCACATGATGATGCTTCTGGCCCTGTGTGCCATGGAACCCCCGTCCCTTTTCGAATCCGAACGGGTGCGTGACGAGCGTTCCAAGGTTTACAGGGCGATGCAGCCCTTTCCCGTGGACAGAATCGACCAACGACTGGTACTGGGCCAGTATGCAGCAGGCATCATCAACGGTCGGCCCGTGCCCGGCTATGTGGAGGAACCCGGAGTGGATCCCCGATCTCTCACTCCAACCTATGCCCGAATGAAGGTCTTTATTGATAATTGGCGCTGGCAGGGCGTACCCATGTTCCTCACCTCGGGAAAACGCATGGCCGAAAAACGGACCGAGATCGTGATCCAGTTCAAGGAAGTCCCCTGTTCCATGTTCCACCGCATTCTCGGCGATCATATTACTGCCAACCGCCTTGTCCTGGGCATTCATCCCAACGAATGCGTTGACTTGACCTTTCAGACCAAGGCCCCGGGAACCCGCGTGTGCCTGCGGCCCGTGAACATGCACTTTGATTATGCCAAGGGATATGGAGGGCCCCTGTTCGACGACTATGAAAAAATCCTTCTGGACTGCATGCTGGGCGATCAGACCCTGTTCTGGAGACAGGATGCCGTTGAATTGTGCTGGGGGTTTCTGACACCCATTCTGGAAGAATGCGATTGTCCGGACCGCAGAAAGACCATTTATCTGTACCGGGCAGGGACCAACGGACCGCAGGAGGCCCAGCGCATTAAACCGTGA
- a CDS encoding YheT family hydrolase produces the protein MPLLPTPAYKPVWPLTNGHVHTVYPTLFRPTPQTWPLRKRIATPDGDFLDIDVHRGSRQPADTVVIISHGLEGNARKKYPLGMARAMNRMGYDAVCLNFRGCSGEPNRLLRMYHSGVTDDLHTVIMHALTEGTYQHVLLVGFSMGGNQTLKYLGEEPDMVPQEVRGAVVFSVPCDLKGSARVMDRPINRIYMEYFMKGLRQKVRTKAAMFPGMIDTKGLDSIRTFSVFDDRYTAPIHGFRNALDYYTKASCKPFLPTIRIPCLLVQARDDPFMSPSCYPVACATNNPNLYLEIPPYGGHVGFHLPGRDNVYWMEKRACAFMQQLMG, from the coding sequence ATGCCTCTTTTACCCACTCCTGCCTACAAGCCTGTCTGGCCGTTGACCAACGGCCATGTTCACACGGTTTACCCCACCCTGTTCAGACCCACGCCACAAACATGGCCCTTGCGCAAACGCATTGCAACACCGGATGGTGATTTCCTGGACATCGATGTGCACCGTGGTTCCCGCCAACCTGCGGATACCGTTGTCATCATCAGCCATGGACTCGAGGGAAATGCCCGCAAGAAATATCCCCTGGGCATGGCCAGGGCCATGAACCGCATGGGGTACGATGCCGTGTGTCTGAATTTCCGGGGATGCTCCGGGGAACCGAACCGGTTGCTGCGCATGTACCACAGCGGGGTGACCGATGACCTCCATACCGTGATCATGCATGCCCTCACAGAGGGCACGTATCAGCACGTTCTGCTTGTGGGCTTCAGCATGGGCGGCAATCAGACCCTCAAGTATCTCGGGGAAGAACCCGACATGGTTCCCCAGGAGGTCAGGGGGGCGGTCGTCTTTTCCGTACCCTGCGACCTCAAGGGTTCTGCCCGGGTCATGGACAGGCCGATAAACAGGATCTACATGGAATATTTCATGAAAGGGCTCAGGCAGAAAGTTCGGACCAAGGCGGCCATGTTTCCCGGCATGATCGACACAAAAGGGCTGGACAGCATTCGGACCTTTTCCGTGTTCGATGATCGGTACACGGCTCCCATCCACGGCTTTCGCAATGCCCTTGATTATTACACCAAGGCATCCTGCAAGCCCTTTCTCCCGACCATCCGCATCCCGTGTCTGCTGGTTCAGGCCCGGGATGATCCTTTCATGTCCCCTTCCTGCTATCCTGTTGCATGCGCCACCAACAACCCGAACCTGTATCTTGAAATACCGCCATATGGAGGCCATGTGGGTTTTCATCTTCCCGGCAGGGACAATGTGTATTGGATGGAAAAACGGGCATGCGCCTTTATGCAGCAGCTTATGGGCTGA
- a CDS encoding dihydrolipoyl dehydrogenase family protein, whose protein sequence is MASYDYDIGIIGGGAAGLTVAAGCAQVGAKTIVVEKEAELGGDCLHYGCVPSKTLVHTARVYHLLGQTRSLGLPALDVPPVDFKRIARRIREVIEQIQKHDSRERFCKLGAAVHTGKATFADEHQIILEDGTRLSADKWVVATGSSPARPDVPGLDEVDFLTNRDLFSLESLPQSMIILGGGPIAVEMAQAFARLGTRVTIIQRSAQLLSREDPDMAAIITRCLEEEGVLVRTGLAIARVSAEDQVIRVKARDGQGKNLLFEAEKLLVALGRTPNIMDLGLDQAGVDYTSKGINVDQRLRTSQSHIYAAGDVTGRFLFTHAAGYEGGIVVSNAAFHLPRKVDYTFMPWCTYTDPELAGIGYTENQARANNIQYRVITETFAANDRSLAENNTTGLLKLVLDSKDKPIGVQIIGPHAGELLGEWVAFFNAGMKLSTLAASVHPYPTLGEINKRVAGSYLAPKIFSKTVSRALTFFFQFKGRACPLPEDN, encoded by the coding sequence ATGGCATCGTATGATTATGATATAGGCATTATTGGCGGGGGCGCTGCCGGGCTGACCGTTGCCGCAGGTTGTGCCCAGGTGGGAGCCAAAACCATTGTGGTGGAAAAAGAAGCAGAACTTGGTGGCGATTGTCTGCACTACGGGTGTGTGCCCAGCAAAACCCTGGTGCATACGGCACGGGTCTATCACCTCCTCGGACAAACCCGGTCCCTGGGGTTGCCCGCACTGGACGTTCCTCCGGTGGATTTCAAGCGTATTGCCCGACGTATCAGGGAGGTCATTGAACAGATTCAAAAGCACGATTCCAGGGAACGATTCTGCAAACTGGGAGCTGCCGTGCACACGGGCAAGGCGACCTTTGCCGACGAGCACCAGATAATCCTTGAGGATGGAACCCGACTCTCTGCCGACAAATGGGTGGTGGCCACGGGATCAAGTCCTGCACGTCCGGATGTACCCGGACTGGATGAGGTGGATTTTCTCACCAACAGGGATCTTTTTTCCCTGGAAAGCCTGCCCCAATCCATGATCATTCTGGGCGGCGGTCCCATTGCCGTGGAAATGGCCCAGGCCTTTGCCAGACTCGGCACCAGGGTAACCATCATCCAGCGCAGTGCCCAGCTCCTTTCGCGCGAAGATCCGGACATGGCGGCCATCATCACCCGGTGTCTGGAAGAGGAAGGCGTGCTGGTGCGTACGGGCCTGGCCATAGCCCGGGTGAGTGCCGAGGATCAGGTCATCCGGGTCAAGGCCCGGGATGGGCAGGGGAAAAACCTCCTTTTTGAAGCTGAAAAACTCCTGGTGGCCCTGGGACGAACACCCAATATCATGGATTTGGGACTGGATCAGGCAGGGGTGGACTATACCTCCAAGGGCATCAACGTGGATCAGCGACTGCGCACCAGCCAGTCACATATTTATGCGGCCGGAGATGTCACAGGCAGGTTTTTGTTCACCCATGCAGCCGGGTACGAAGGAGGCATTGTGGTGTCCAATGCGGCCTTTCACCTGCCCCGCAAAGTCGATTACACGTTCATGCCCTGGTGCACCTATACGGACCCTGAATTGGCAGGGATCGGTTATACGGAAAATCAGGCCCGGGCCAACAATATACAATACAGGGTGATCACGGAAACCTTTGCCGCCAACGATCGTTCCCTGGCCGAAAACAACACGACAGGCCTGCTCAAACTTGTCCTGGACAGTAAAGATAAACCCATTGGCGTCCAGATCATCGGTCCCCATGCCGGGGAACTTCTGGGCGAGTGGGTGGCCTTTTTCAACGCAGGCATGAAGCTTTCCACCCTGGCCGCTTCGGTCCACCCCTACCCCACCCTGGGCGAAATCAACAAACGGGTTGCCGGGTCGTATTTAGCACCCAAGATTTTTTCAAAAACTGTAAGTAGAGCTTTAACTTTCTTTTTTCAATTCAAGGGAAGGGCGTGCCCCCTGCCCGAGGATAACTAG
- the pgl gene encoding 6-phosphogluconolactonase: MRIPSSLQRLSFSSSEAMVDFASDLIARRAQEHVVANGIFRLVLSGGTSPLPLYRRFADTANPPDIPWEQTEIFWGDERMVDPESEHSNYGLAASIFLNKVRVAQRNIHRMHGESKHPELAAQNYEYTIAGSFGLPAFPAAWDQSGPLMFPRFDIVLLGMGPDGHTASIFPGSPALDTRRWVLPVSCPEIPPRVPRLTMTAPLLSSARTVIFLVGAKGKQAALERVHASSSGQRTWLPAGCIGAEKELFWLILR; encoded by the coding sequence ATGCGCATCCCCTCATCCTTGCAACGCCTTTCCTTTTCAAGCTCCGAGGCCATGGTCGATTTTGCCAGTGACCTCATTGCCAGGCGCGCCCAGGAACATGTGGTTGCCAACGGCATCTTCCGCCTGGTTCTTTCCGGCGGGACCTCGCCTCTTCCCTTGTACCGGCGCTTTGCTGATACCGCGAATCCTCCGGACATTCCCTGGGAGCAGACCGAAATTTTCTGGGGGGACGAACGCATGGTGGATCCGGAATCAGAACACAGCAACTACGGACTTGCTGCCTCGATTTTTCTGAACAAGGTGCGGGTGGCGCAACGGAATATTCATCGCATGCATGGCGAGTCCAAGCATCCCGAACTGGCCGCTCAGAACTACGAATACACCATTGCCGGCTCATTCGGACTGCCGGCCTTTCCGGCAGCCTGGGATCAAAGCGGCCCTCTCATGTTCCCCAGGTTCGACATTGTCCTTTTGGGTATGGGTCCGGACGGGCATACCGCTTCCATTTTTCCGGGTTCCCCGGCCCTTGATACGAGACGGTGGGTTCTTCCGGTATCCTGTCCGGAAATTCCTCCCCGTGTTCCCCGCCTGACCATGACCGCTCCCCTGCTTTCATCAGCCAGGACCGTGATCTTTCTTGTGGGGGCCAAGGGCAAGCAAGCAGCCCTTGAACGGGTCCATGCATCTTCGTCTGGTCAGCGAACATGGCTGCCAGCAGGATGCATTGGCGCGGAAAAGGAGCTCTTCTGGCTCATTCTGCGATAA
- a CDS encoding TVP38/TMEM64 family protein — MSGLPDTTSHAWKKYVILGIGVVGVALFFALDLNDYLTLETLKQSRQTLRDLQVTHPFLVGMGYFCFYIVVVALNLPGATVMTLAAGALFGFWMGSILVSFASAIGATIACFVARYLFRDLIKIRFARTLDKIDQGIVREGALYLFTLRLIPVFPFFAINLLMGLTKLPLSRFYWVSQLGMLPGTMVYVNAGRELGKLESLQGILSPSLIIAFVIVGLFPLATKKIMAFARKKSHDDT, encoded by the coding sequence ATGAGCGGACTGCCTGATACGACCTCGCATGCCTGGAAAAAATATGTCATTCTCGGAATAGGTGTTGTTGGGGTGGCCCTGTTTTTCGCCCTTGACCTCAACGACTATCTGACCCTGGAAACCCTCAAGCAGTCGCGGCAGACCCTGAGGGATCTGCAGGTGACCCATCCTTTTCTGGTGGGCATGGGCTATTTTTGCTTTTACATTGTGGTGGTTGCCCTCAACCTGCCTGGGGCTACGGTCATGACCCTGGCAGCCGGCGCGCTTTTTGGTTTCTGGATGGGCTCGATTCTGGTCTCTTTTGCCAGCGCCATAGGCGCGACCATTGCCTGTTTTGTGGCCAGATACCTGTTTCGTGATCTCATCAAGATCAGGTTTGCCCGGACCCTTGATAAAATTGATCAGGGCATTGTTCGTGAGGGGGCCTTGTATCTGTTCACCCTGCGGCTCATCCCTGTTTTTCCCTTTTTTGCCATCAACCTGCTCATGGGGTTGACCAAACTCCCCCTGTCCCGTTTTTACTGGGTCTCCCAGCTGGGCATGCTCCCGGGGACCATGGTTTACGTCAATGCGGGCCGGGAACTGGGCAAACTGGAATCCCTGCAGGGTATTCTTTCGCCTTCATTGATCATCGCCTTCGTCATTGTGGGACTGTTTCCCCTGGCAACCAAGAAAATCATGGCCTTTGCCCGCAAAAAGTCGCATGATGATACGTAA
- a CDS encoding glucokinase encodes MQPTPCILAADIGGTFSRFGWFAIRNGCLECIEHLRLRTADSACFRDMLRHVSTSGPEGDIRLAAFAVAGAVEPGGGVHPPNIPWDMHRDMIAAYFPRHILLNDFQAQAFGCQTPLADHAMSIQPGVPDPDGVLAVLGAGTGLGHCLLVPDGHGGHVAIASEAGHAAFPLYGPHEADYLDFLRAQTGQDYPVGDMIVSGSGLSMLHAFLNGPLLSPAEVARHFHRFPNTLEWFARFYGRACRQYCLNVLPTRGLFISGGLAAKHPEMIAHPAFIAEFLHVMNYRDFLKNIPIVLNRDEDMGLWGAAECARQQLHKEGNS; translated from the coding sequence ATGCAACCCACCCCTTGTATTCTTGCCGCCGACATCGGCGGAACGTTCAGCCGATTCGGATGGTTCGCAATCCGCAATGGTTGTCTTGAATGTATCGAACATCTGCGGTTGCGTACCGCAGACAGCGCGTGTTTCAGGGATATGCTCCGGCATGTCAGTACTTCCGGTCCTGAGGGGGACATCCGGCTGGCCGCGTTTGCCGTGGCTGGTGCCGTTGAGCCCGGTGGTGGTGTGCATCCGCCCAACATCCCGTGGGACATGCACCGGGACATGATTGCCGCCTACTTTCCCAGGCATATTCTGCTCAACGATTTCCAGGCCCAGGCCTTTGGTTGCCAAACTCCCCTGGCCGACCATGCCATGTCCATCCAGCCGGGAGTACCCGATCCTGATGGCGTGCTGGCCGTGTTGGGCGCGGGTACAGGTCTGGGCCATTGTCTCCTTGTTCCCGACGGACATGGGGGCCACGTGGCGATTGCGTCCGAGGCGGGTCATGCCGCTTTTCCTCTGTATGGTCCTCATGAGGCTGACTACCTGGATTTCCTGCGTGCACAAACGGGTCAGGACTATCCGGTGGGCGACATGATTGTCTCGGGTTCCGGGTTGTCCATGCTCCACGCCTTTTTGAACGGCCCCCTTCTCTCCCCTGCCGAGGTGGCCCGGCATTTCCACCGGTTTCCCAACACCCTGGAGTGGTTTGCCCGGTTTTACGGCAGGGCCTGCCGTCAATACTGCCTCAATGTTCTGCCCACACGCGGGCTGTTCATTAGCGGAGGCCTGGCCGCCAAGCATCCTGAAATGATTGCCCACCCCGCATTTATTGCGGAATTTCTCCATGTCATGAATTATCGGGATTTTTTGAAAAACATCCCGATTGTGTTGAACCGTGATGAGGACATGGGTCTTTGGGGAGCGGCCGAGTGTGCACGGCAACAACTGCACAAGGAAGGCAATTCATGA